The following are encoded together in the Raineyella sp. LH-20 genome:
- a CDS encoding ISL3 family transposase, with protein MPDATFTCPDLTTFTRLNDLGLEVTAQLLKSDHTVLACRVVEPDDWCGRCGCQGVARDTVLRRLAHEPFGWRPTTLLVTVRRYRCTECGHVWRQDTTKAAQPRAKISRAGLRWALVGIVCQHLSMARVAEGLRVSWNTANTAVLAEGRRVLIADPARLDGVRAIGVDEHVWRHTRRGDKYVTVIIDLTPVRDGTGPARLLDMVEGRSKQAFKAWLAEQDQDWRDRVEVVAMDGFSGFKTATSEELPDAIAVMDPFHVVRLAAEALDTCRRRVQQALHGHRGRAGDPLYSARRTLHTGIDLLTDKQKTRIQALFAGDEHVEVEATWAIYQRMIAAYRDPDPGQGRTRMQAVIEAISSGVPGSLIEIITLGRTMKKRAADVLAYFERPGTSNGPTEAINGRLEHLRGSALGFRNLTNYIARCLLEAGGFRPHLHPGL; from the coding sequence GTGCCTGACGCTACCTTCACATGCCCCGACCTGACCACCTTCACTCGCCTGAACGACCTCGGCCTGGAAGTCACCGCCCAGCTCCTGAAGTCCGACCACACGGTTCTGGCCTGCCGGGTCGTCGAGCCCGACGACTGGTGTGGGCGGTGCGGCTGTCAGGGCGTGGCGCGCGATACGGTCCTGCGGCGGTTGGCGCACGAGCCGTTCGGGTGGCGCCCCACCACGCTGCTGGTCACCGTTCGGCGCTACCGCTGCACCGAGTGTGGCCACGTGTGGCGCCAGGACACCACCAAGGCGGCCCAGCCGCGGGCCAAGATCTCCCGTGCAGGACTGCGGTGGGCCCTGGTCGGGATCGTCTGCCAACACCTGTCCATGGCACGGGTCGCCGAAGGACTGAGGGTCTCGTGGAACACCGCGAATACCGCGGTCCTGGCCGAAGGACGCCGTGTCCTGATCGCCGATCCGGCCCGCCTCGACGGGGTGCGGGCGATCGGGGTCGATGAGCACGTGTGGCGCCACACCCGTCGCGGCGACAAGTACGTCACCGTGATCATCGACCTCACCCCGGTCCGCGACGGAACTGGTCCCGCTCGCCTGCTCGACATGGTCGAGGGCCGCTCCAAGCAGGCGTTCAAGGCCTGGCTCGCCGAACAGGACCAGGACTGGCGCGACCGGGTGGAGGTTGTCGCTATGGACGGCTTCAGCGGGTTCAAGACCGCCACCAGCGAGGAACTGCCCGACGCGATCGCCGTGATGGATCCCTTCCACGTGGTCCGCCTGGCCGCCGAGGCTCTCGATACCTGCCGGCGCCGGGTCCAGCAGGCCCTCCACGGTCACCGCGGCCGGGCCGGCGACCCGCTCTACTCGGCCCGACGGACCCTGCACACCGGCATCGACCTGCTCACCGACAAACAGAAGACACGCATCCAGGCCCTGTTCGCCGGCGATGAGCACGTCGAGGTCGAGGCCACCTGGGCCATCTACCAGCGGATGATCGCGGCCTACCGCGACCCCGACCCCGGCCAGGGCCGCACCCGTATGCAGGCCGTGATCGAGGCCATCAGCAGCGGCGTCCCCGGTTCGCTGATCGAGATCATCACCCTCGGCCGCACGATGAAGAAGCGCGCCGCCGACGTCCTGGCCTACTTCGAGCGCCCGGGCACCAGCAACGGCCCCACCGAGGCCATCAATGGTCGGCTGGAACACCTGCGAGGATCAGCCCTCGGCTTCCGCAACCTCACCAACTACATCGCCCGCTGCCTGCTCGAAGCCGGCGGATTCAGACCCCACCTACACCCCGGATTATGA